A genomic segment from Sulfuritalea hydrogenivorans sk43H encodes:
- a CDS encoding PAS domain S-box protein, whose amino-acid sequence MNVLLISIEKLRLNIKLLLGFSFGLLIAAVIGFNSLVNQSETTAEVERLYDADLLGISHLKEANINLIYMGRSLRQAMIAQDGAARDKARAQVDTARTTLQRELAEAKKRIVRKEALDKYEEFLRNFNKYNENVVHALALLERERISSSEAAKFISSTEFSALGLAADETIDAITRIKEQGSRQTLDALRERAAQTRQTAILLLVIGVILMLGIGMLIGLSIQGPNERLRHSVEELAAGKVDAPIPHTDYPNEIGIMARAIAVLQDIYRKANAQHWVKSHASEISTELQQAEDFRALTQTAVSKIAPAIGAGHGAFYVLENDGRFNLLASYGYRERKHLNSSFAVGEGLVGQCAMEKVPIMLTAPKDYIRINSGLGEGPPACIIVQPIIHGNRVLGVLEMASFQQFNEREQSVLDALQPVLAASMEILDRNLKTRELLAATQEQAERMEKQAAQLEEQQVEMEAQQAELLETENWFRSIIESAPDGMLVADAAGQILLTNPEAEKIFGYEPGELVGGQIEQLVPDRVRDRHPALRAQFMNEERARAMGAGPKLTGRRKDGSEVPVTITLSGLPPRGARGKCVSVSVRRIAS is encoded by the coding sequence ATGAACGTTCTGCTCATTTCCATCGAGAAGCTGCGGCTGAATATCAAGTTGCTCCTCGGCTTCAGCTTCGGCCTGCTGATTGCGGCCGTGATCGGATTCAACAGCCTGGTCAACCAGTCGGAAACGACAGCCGAGGTAGAGCGACTCTACGATGCCGACCTGCTGGGCATCTCGCATCTCAAGGAAGCCAACATCAACCTGATCTACATGGGTCGGTCGCTGCGTCAGGCGATGATTGCCCAGGACGGTGCGGCGCGGGACAAGGCTCGTGCGCAGGTGGATACGGCACGCACCACGCTGCAGCGGGAACTTGCCGAAGCGAAGAAGCGCATTGTCCGCAAGGAAGCCCTGGACAAATACGAGGAGTTCCTGCGCAACTTCAACAAGTACAACGAAAATGTCGTCCATGCGCTGGCCTTGCTGGAACGTGAGAGGATCAGTTCTTCCGAGGCGGCCAAATTCATAAGCAGCACCGAATTTTCGGCGTTGGGATTGGCGGCGGACGAAACCATTGACGCCATTACCCGCATCAAGGAGCAAGGCTCGCGGCAAACCCTGGATGCTTTGCGCGAACGTGCCGCCCAGACGCGGCAGACTGCCATCCTCCTGTTGGTCATCGGCGTGATCCTGATGCTGGGTATCGGCATGCTGATCGGCCTGTCAATCCAGGGACCCAACGAGCGCTTGCGCCATTCGGTCGAAGAACTGGCGGCCGGGAAGGTCGATGCGCCTATTCCCCATACCGATTATCCGAACGAGATCGGCATCATGGCGCGCGCCATCGCGGTGCTGCAGGATATCTACCGCAAGGCCAACGCCCAGCACTGGGTCAAGTCCCACGCCTCGGAAATCAGCACCGAGTTGCAGCAAGCAGAGGATTTCCGCGCACTGACGCAAACAGCGGTATCGAAAATCGCGCCTGCGATCGGTGCTGGCCACGGAGCGTTTTATGTGCTGGAAAATGATGGCCGTTTCAACCTGCTGGCGAGCTATGGCTACCGGGAGCGCAAACATCTCAACAGCAGTTTCGCGGTCGGTGAAGGACTGGTCGGCCAGTGCGCGATGGAAAAGGTGCCGATCATGCTCACCGCACCGAAAGACTACATTCGCATCAACTCGGGGCTCGGCGAGGGGCCACCAGCCTGCATCATCGTGCAGCCGATCATTCACGGTAATCGCGTTCTGGGTGTGCTGGAGATGGCTTCGTTCCAGCAATTCAACGAACGTGAACAGAGTGTCCTCGACGCCCTGCAGCCGGTGCTGGCCGCCAGCATGGAGATTCTTGACCGCAACCTGAAGACCAGGGAATTGCTGGCGGCCACTCAGGAACAGGCGGAACGCATGGAGAAACAGGCCGCCCAACTGGAGGAACAACAGGTGGAAATGGAGGCGCAGCAGGCCGAATTGCTGGAGACCGAAAACTGGTTCCGCAGCATCATCGAATCCGCGCCGGACGGCATGCTGGTCGCCGATGCCGCCGGGCAGATACTCCTGACCAACCCGGAAGCCGAAAAAATATTCGGCTACGAACCCGGCGAACTGGTGGGCGGCCAGATCGAGCAACTGGTGCCGGATCGTGTTCGCGACCGGCATCCCGCCTTGCGCGCGCAGTTCATGAACGAGGAGCGCGCCCGCGCCATGGGGGCGGGACCCAAGCTGACCGGCCGGCGCAAGGATGGCAGCGAAGTGCCTGTCACAATCACGCTCAGCGGCTTGCCGCCGCGTGGTGCGCGCGGCAAGTGCGTCAGCGTTTCCGTGCGTAGAATCGCAAGCTAA
- a CDS encoding chemotaxis protein CheB, which yields MQANNLHIAGVGASAGGLEAMLPMFAGMRPTGRIAYVVAQHMAKNGHDELVVRLIGRESALPVVLARDGDQLVADTVYVIPSGRDGHVTGVTMRLDAPDAGHLSTPSVNALFTSIAMTRRDKAIGIVLSGTGSDGVAGCRAIKSQGGLTLAQEPLDAKFDGMPRAAIDASTVDHVLPAKEIGAMLAGLFPGKPAPGWCPPNTGPAMLARALAERSPDYADPALVDPGYQELQRLLPQIHKATGIDFSSYKEDTLLRRLEKRKSTLGITSAEAYQDLIRLRPEELKALQHIFLVSVSSFFRDRESFQVLRTALASLVSGKPRGDPVRVWVPGCASGEEPVTLAILLRELSAHHPVEIVASDLNPEALALAREGVYRQTAFKEMDSALRDRYFKPKGQHYLVNEDIKAGIRYEQHDVLGGDPPANLDLVSCRNLLIYMKSHLQDKLIKQFHTALRSQGLLFIGQSESLSFVGNSLFVPIDHYHRLFRRRH from the coding sequence ATGCAAGCAAACAATCTCCACATTGCTGGCGTCGGTGCCTCGGCGGGAGGGTTGGAAGCGATGCTGCCGATGTTTGCCGGCATGCGGCCAACGGGACGGATTGCCTATGTGGTGGCGCAACACATGGCAAAGAATGGTCACGACGAACTCGTGGTGCGCCTCATCGGTCGCGAGTCGGCTTTGCCGGTCGTGTTGGCCCGCGATGGTGACCAGCTTGTGGCAGACACGGTCTATGTGATTCCCTCCGGCAGGGACGGGCATGTGACGGGGGTGACGATGCGGCTCGATGCGCCGGACGCCGGGCACCTGTCGACGCCGTCCGTCAATGCGCTATTTACGTCGATTGCCATGACTCGTCGGGACAAGGCGATCGGCATCGTGCTCTCGGGCACCGGTTCGGATGGCGTGGCGGGCTGTCGTGCCATCAAGTCGCAGGGAGGGCTGACCCTGGCGCAAGAGCCGCTGGATGCCAAGTTTGATGGCATGCCCCGCGCGGCCATTGATGCAAGTACCGTCGATCACGTGCTGCCGGCCAAGGAAATCGGTGCGATGCTGGCAGGCCTGTTCCCGGGGAAGCCGGCGCCCGGCTGGTGCCCCCCGAACACCGGGCCGGCCATGTTGGCGAGGGCTCTGGCGGAACGATCGCCGGACTACGCCGATCCGGCCCTCGTCGATCCCGGATACCAGGAATTGCAGCGTTTGCTGCCGCAGATACACAAAGCCACGGGCATCGATTTTTCCAGCTACAAGGAGGACACCTTGCTGCGTCGGCTGGAGAAGCGCAAATCCACGCTCGGCATCACTTCGGCCGAGGCTTACCAGGATCTGATACGCCTCCGGCCGGAGGAGTTGAAGGCCTTGCAGCATATCTTCCTGGTGTCGGTGTCATCCTTCTTTCGCGACCGCGAGTCCTTCCAGGTGCTGAGGACGGCTTTGGCCAGCCTGGTTTCCGGAAAGCCTCGCGGAGATCCGGTGCGTGTCTGGGTACCCGGCTGTGCGTCGGGCGAGGAGCCCGTCACTCTGGCGATCCTGCTCAGGGAACTCAGCGCCCATCATCCCGTAGAGATCGTCGCCAGCGACCTCAACCCCGAGGCCCTGGCGCTGGCCCGCGAGGGGGTCTATCGCCAGACCGCGTTCAAGGAAATGGACAGCGCGCTGCGCGACCGCTACTTCAAGCCCAAGGGGCAGCACTATCTGGTCAACGAGGACATCAAGGCCGGCATCCGCTACGAGCAGCACGATGTGCTGGGCGGCGACCCACCGGCCAATCTCGATCTGGTGAGCTGTCGCAATCTGCTGATCTACATGAAGTCGCACCTGCAGGACAAGCTGATCAAGCAGTTTCATACCGCCCTGCGCTCGCAGGGCCTGCTGTTCATCGGTCAGTCGGAGTCGCTCAGTTTCGTCGGCAATTCACTGTTTGTACCCATCGATCATTACCACCGCCTGTTTCGGCGGCGTCACTGA
- a CDS encoding response regulator: MKRLMHAIERRTLKTKLMMGFAGLALIVIGIGIDALIGQRRLASEIEQLYQRELLTLSAIKDARFSYAQMGRIVRMVILASDTAERESALKQLAEVETAMKQEIEDAGKRITREESRRWLARFEENYGSYRRNIERALGMVQQSRMDEARAYVGSLDFQKPGITANDDLAEIARVQEAGAKEAVTRGREAADHEEITTWLWLGGGLGLALVFGLLIQRSINRPLDRMRHAVEQLAAGELDLTVPHTDYPNEVGGLARAIKVLQAEARQMETQRWIKEHIAAISSDLQQAERFIDLSRKFLSGIAPLIRLGHGVFYIHEEEQKRLRLLGSYAYRERKNLDQYYALGQSLVGQCALEMAPILITDPPEDYVRIGSSLGDGVPRAIAVLPVIRNQRLLAVIELATFERFDDKSQALLDGLMPILAMSIEILERSNKTQQLLVETQRQAENMEKQAARLEEQAVEMEAQQVEIKAAEEKSRLILGSVKDGIVGLDNNGVLTFANPAAYTMLGYAEEEFIGQGMHGLIHHRYPDGRDFPREECAMYLTAQDGQPRSRDAEVLWRRDGMAIPVEYSTTPVFKGGQLVGTVIVYRDITERKAAQDALRHINFLNDQALGLTKAGYWHVPLDGSGWYNSSKRAVDIFGDIPNENYRYRVAEDWFVNVEAGDAEYAKATGQNFQDAIDGKIPAYDSIYAYKRPIDGHTVWIHAFGTVARDANGRPTDMYGVTQDITEYMLAQQELAKAKAVAEEATKAKSDFLANMSHEIRTPMNAIIGMSHLALQTKLDKKQKNYIEKVHRAGENLLGIINDILDFSKIEAGKMSVEAIDFRLEDVMDHLANLVGLKAEDKGLELLFNIAPNMPTALVGDPLRLGQILINLGNNAVKFTDKGEIIVGGEMVSQSEADVELHFWVHDSGIGMTPEQCGKMFQSFSQADASTTRKYGGTGLGLAISKNLVEIMHGRIWVESEAGKGSTFHFHVRLGLQKEPMARRMFKADELLGVRVLVVDDNASAREILAGMAKNFGLEVDAAWDGQNALRMIAEAEKRQLPYDLVLMDWKMPGMDGIETVERLQQGHMSKTPAVIMVTAYGREEALGSAEQRGIALKTVLTKPVTQSTLLEAIGETLGMGQMIETRAEEKSENYAEAMAKLKGARVLLAEDNEMNQELAVELLGQAGMEVVVANNGQIVLDILARDTRFDGVLMDCQMPVMDGYTATREIRKNPALNELPVIAMTANAMAGDREKVIEAGMWDHIAKPLNVGEMFATIARWVKPRTAVPAAVSPAPTVEATAERPAAAKTAGGLPPLPGIDIKAGLATTMNKEELFIRMLVKFRDSQSRFAELFAAAKADPDPQATTRAAHTLKGTAGNIGAKGVQAAAGELERACKDGQPEQEIDALLQNALDALAVIMPGLERVGAGSTAAVAPTKAPAIPDAELKAALEKLKGLLEESDSEAGDVLGDLLERLEGTALGRQLKPVATAIDDFDFDAALEKLAAVNA, encoded by the coding sequence CAAGACCAAGCTGATGATGGGTTTTGCGGGTCTTGCACTGATCGTGATCGGTATCGGCATCGACGCCCTGATCGGCCAGCGCCGGCTCGCCAGCGAGATCGAACAACTCTACCAGCGGGAACTCCTGACACTTTCGGCGATCAAGGATGCGCGCTTCAGTTATGCCCAGATGGGCCGCATAGTGCGCATGGTCATCCTGGCCAGCGACACGGCCGAGCGCGAAAGCGCGCTCAAGCAGCTGGCCGAAGTCGAGACCGCGATGAAGCAGGAGATCGAGGATGCCGGCAAGCGCATCACGCGCGAGGAAAGCCGGCGCTGGCTGGCCAGGTTCGAGGAGAACTATGGCAGCTACCGGCGCAATATCGAGCGTGCGCTCGGCATGGTGCAGCAAAGCCGGATGGACGAGGCGCGGGCTTATGTCGGTAGTCTCGACTTTCAGAAACCCGGGATCACCGCCAACGATGACCTTGCCGAGATTGCCAGAGTTCAGGAAGCAGGCGCGAAGGAGGCCGTGACCCGTGGCCGAGAGGCCGCCGATCATGAAGAGATCACCACCTGGTTGTGGCTTGGAGGCGGCCTGGGTCTCGCCCTGGTTTTCGGACTGCTGATCCAGCGCTCGATCAACCGGCCTCTTGACCGGATGCGCCATGCCGTCGAGCAACTGGCGGCGGGCGAGCTCGACCTGACCGTGCCCCATACCGACTACCCCAACGAGGTGGGAGGACTCGCCCGAGCAATAAAGGTATTGCAGGCCGAAGCGCGGCAAATGGAAACCCAGCGCTGGATCAAGGAACACATCGCCGCGATCTCCAGCGACTTGCAGCAGGCCGAACGCTTCATCGATCTTTCGCGAAAATTTCTCTCCGGCATTGCGCCCTTGATCCGGCTGGGACACGGCGTGTTCTACATCCACGAGGAAGAGCAGAAGCGCTTGCGCCTGCTGGGCAGCTACGCCTATCGCGAGCGCAAGAACCTCGACCAGTACTACGCGCTCGGGCAGAGCCTGGTCGGCCAGTGCGCCCTGGAAATGGCGCCGATCCTCATCACCGATCCGCCCGAAGACTATGTGCGCATCGGTTCCAGTCTCGGTGACGGCGTGCCGCGCGCGATCGCCGTACTGCCGGTGATCCGCAACCAGCGGCTGCTGGCGGTGATCGAACTGGCGACTTTCGAGCGTTTCGACGACAAGTCGCAGGCCCTGCTCGACGGCCTGATGCCGATCCTGGCCATGAGCATCGAAATCCTCGAACGCAGCAACAAGACGCAGCAGTTGCTGGTCGAGACGCAGCGCCAGGCCGAAAACATGGAGAAGCAGGCGGCGCGTCTCGAAGAGCAGGCCGTCGAGATGGAGGCGCAGCAGGTCGAGATCAAGGCCGCCGAAGAGAAGAGCCGCCTGATCCTCGGCTCGGTCAAGGACGGCATCGTCGGCCTCGACAACAACGGCGTATTGACCTTCGCCAATCCGGCGGCCTACACCATGCTGGGTTATGCCGAGGAGGAGTTCATCGGTCAGGGCATGCACGGGCTGATTCATCACCGCTATCCGGATGGCCGAGACTTCCCGCGCGAGGAATGCGCGATGTATCTCACCGCGCAGGATGGCCAGCCGCGCTCCAGGGACGCCGAAGTCCTGTGGCGGAGGGATGGCATGGCGATCCCGGTCGAATACTCGACGACGCCGGTATTCAAGGGGGGCCAACTGGTCGGCACGGTGATTGTTTATCGTGATATCACTGAGCGGAAAGCTGCACAGGATGCGCTCAGGCATATCAACTTCCTCAACGATCAGGCGCTCGGGCTTACCAAGGCGGGTTACTGGCATGTGCCGCTCGATGGCTCGGGTTGGTACAACTCGTCGAAGCGGGCCGTGGACATCTTCGGTGACATCCCTAACGAAAACTACCGCTATCGCGTGGCGGAAGACTGGTTCGTCAACGTCGAGGCCGGCGACGCCGAATACGCCAAGGCGACCGGTCAGAATTTCCAGGACGCCATCGACGGCAAGATACCCGCCTACGATTCGATCTACGCCTACAAGCGACCGATCGACGGCCACACTGTCTGGATTCATGCCTTCGGCACCGTCGCCAGGGATGCGAATGGCAGGCCCACCGACATGTATGGCGTCACGCAGGACATCACCGAGTACATGCTGGCCCAGCAGGAACTGGCCAAGGCCAAGGCGGTCGCGGAAGAAGCCACCAAGGCCAAGAGCGATTTCCTCGCCAACATGAGCCACGAAATCCGCACGCCGATGAACGCCATCATCGGCATGTCGCACCTGGCCTTGCAGACCAAGCTCGACAAGAAGCAGAAGAACTACATCGAGAAGGTGCATCGTGCCGGCGAGAACCTGCTGGGCATCATCAACGACATCCTCGACTTCTCCAAGATCGAAGCCGGCAAGATGAGCGTGGAGGCCATCGACTTCCGGCTCGAAGACGTGATGGACCATCTCGCCAACCTGGTCGGTCTCAAGGCCGAAGACAAGGGGCTGGAACTGCTGTTCAACATTGCGCCGAACATGCCAACTGCTCTGGTGGGCGACCCGCTGCGGCTGGGGCAGATTCTCATCAACCTCGGCAACAACGCCGTCAAGTTCACCGACAAGGGCGAGATCATCGTGGGTGGCGAAATGGTCAGTCAGTCGGAGGCGGATGTCGAACTGCATTTCTGGGTGCACGACTCCGGCATCGGCATGACCCCGGAGCAATGCGGCAAGATGTTCCAGAGCTTCAGCCAGGCCGATGCCTCGACCACCCGGAAATACGGCGGTACCGGGCTGGGGCTGGCCATCTCGAAGAACCTCGTCGAAATCATGCACGGCAGGATTTGGGTCGAGAGTGAAGCCGGCAAAGGATCCACCTTCCATTTTCACGTCCGCCTCGGCCTGCAGAAGGAGCCCATGGCGCGGCGCATGTTCAAGGCCGACGAACTGCTCGGGGTGCGCGTTCTGGTGGTGGACGACAACGCCTCGGCGCGCGAAATCCTCGCCGGCATGGCCAAGAACTTCGGCCTCGAAGTCGACGCCGCCTGGGACGGGCAGAACGCCCTGCGGATGATCGCCGAAGCCGAAAAGAGGCAACTTCCCTACGACCTGGTGCTGATGGACTGGAAGATGCCCGGCATGGACGGCATAGAGACCGTCGAGCGGCTTCAGCAAGGCCATATGAGCAAGACGCCGGCCGTCATCATGGTTACCGCCTACGGCCGCGAAGAGGCCCTGGGAAGTGCCGAGCAGCGCGGCATCGCCCTGAAGACCGTGCTGACGAAGCCCGTGACCCAATCCACCCTGCTCGAAGCGATCGGCGAAACGCTGGGCATGGGCCAGATGATCGAAACCCGTGCCGAGGAGAAGTCAGAAAACTACGCCGAGGCAATGGCCAAACTCAAGGGCGCCCGCGTCCTGCTTGCGGAAGACAACGAGATGAACCAGGAACTGGCCGTGGAACTCCTGGGTCAGGCCGGTATGGAGGTTGTTGTCGCCAACAACGGCCAGATCGTGCTCGACATTCTTGCCAGGGACACTCGCTTCGACGGCGTGTTGATGGACTGTCAGATGCCGGTGATGGACGGCTACACGGCAACGCGGGAAATTCGCAAGAATCCGGCGCTCAATGAACTGCCCGTCATCGCCATGACTGCCAACGCGATGGCCGGCGACCGCGAAAAGGTGATCGAAGCCGGCATGTGGGACCACATCGCCAAGCCGCTCAATGTCGGCGAGATGTTCGCCACCATCGCCAGGTGGGTCAAGCCTCGCACGGCGGTTCCCGCCGCCGTGTCGCCAGCGCCGACTGTCGAGGCAACCGCGGAGAGGCCCGCCGCGGCGAAGACGGCCGGCGGCCTGCCGCCCCTGCCCGGTATCGATATCAAGGCCGGCTTGGCGACGACCATGAACAAGGAAGAGCTCTTTATCCGCATGCTGGTGAAATTCCGCGACAGTCAGAGCCGGTTTGCCGAGTTGTTTGCCGCCGCCAAGGCAGATCCCGATCCGCAAGCCACCACCCGCGCGGCCCACACCCTCAAGGGCACCGCCGGCAACATTGGCGCCAAGGGCGTGCAGGCGGCCGCCGGTGAACTGGAGCGCGCTTGCAAGGACGGTCAACCCGAACAGGAGATCGATGCCCTGCTGCAAAACGCGCTCGACGCGCTGGCGGTCATCATGCCGGGGCTGGAAAGAGTCGGCGCTGGCAGCACGGCGGCAGTTGCACCCACCAAGGCACCTGCCATTCCCGACGCCGAGTTGAAAGCCGCGCTGGAGAAACTCAAGGGGCTGTTGGAGGAAAGTGATTCCGAAGCCGGCGATGTCCTGGGTGATTTGCTCGAAAGACTGGAAGGCACGGCGCTCGGAAGGCAACTCAAACCCGTCGCAACCGCCATCGACGACTTCGACTTCGATGCGGCGCTGGAAAAGCTGGCGGCCGTGAATGCCTGA